GCTGAATTAATTTTAAGTTCATTTCTGGAGTTGTATACTGTGagagatttttttctttaaaaaagaaTCTGTGATCTGTTTATAACAACACTTTTAGTAGACGTCTTCCCTTTTTTTTTCCCCAGTAATGAGTGAGTTTATCCTCTATTTGTGAAGGGTATTTGCGAGGGAGATAGTGAGGATCGAACTGCCTTGGGCTCAGCCAGAAGATTAGATGGGCCGCCTTAAGTTGCATTCTGGAATCAATGCCATTGAGGAAGAGCCTGAGGACTTCGAGAGTAGTGAGTCAAGCAATACAACCACTTTAGCATGCATGATCGATACTGAAGTCGCTGCTGTTTTGGCGGTTATGAGAAGAAATGTAAGATGGGGAGGTCGATACATGTCTGGTGAGGATCAACTAGAGCATTCGTTGATTCAGTCACTTAAAGCTCTTAGGAAACAGTTGTTCTCGTGGAACCAGCCTTGGCATACGATAAGTCCCATGCTCTATCTTCAGCCCTTTCTAGATGTGATACGGTCGGATGAAACTGGAGCACCGATAACCAGCATTGCTTTGTCATCAGTTTACAAGATCCTAAGTCTGAATGTGATTGATCAGAATACTACAAACATTGAAGACGCCATGCacttgattgttgattctgtgACAAGCTGCCGTTTTGAGGTGACGGATCCTGCATCAGAAGAGGTTGTGCTAATGAAGATACTTCAGGTTCTTCTGGCTTGTATGAAAAATAGAGCGTCGGTTATGCTGAGCAACCAGCATGTATGCACTGTCCTCAACACTTGTTTTCGTGTTGTCCACCAATCAGGAATGAAAGGTGAGTTATTGCAACGTGTAGCTCGCCACACGATGCATGAACTTGTGAGGTGTATCTTCTCCCATCTCCCAGAAGTTGACAGAACGGAAACTACACTTGTCAACAGATCTGAAAGCATCAGTCAAGAGGTATGATATTGGGTTCTTGTTATTTCCTTTTTGGTTGATTTCCAGTCACGTTACTTGTAGGATGCTAAGAGGTTAAAGCATAACATGCCATATCAATAGCTTGGTTTCTTCACTACATAATTGCAGAGAATAATAGATTTACTGTTTAAATATACGTCTGCAACCTACTTTAGGACTTCGAAACTGTTTAAACTCTTGTCTTCTTTCcgcataaatttatatttttcctaGTGCGAGTCAAAAATCACGTAGTACTAGGAAAATAATTTCCCCAACGGATACTGAATTTTATGTCTTTTTCTCTTGTTTCATATATATACGTTCGTGATGTTGTTTTGCATGGTCGCAGAAAGCTGGAGTGGACAATGATTATGCCATTGTGACTAAACCAGTGGAGGATGGAAATACTAATTCCGAGTATGATACTGAAAATTCTGTGGCAACTTTTGTATCTGGTGCTCAAAGTTTGATGGATGATGGACCGGCTGGGCCTGGAAGCAGAAAGCCGGCTTCTCCATACGATTTGCATATAATGACAGAGCCATACGGAGTTCCTAGTATGGTGGAAATATTTCACTTTTTATGCTCTTTGTTAAATATGGTCGAACATGTTGGGATGGGCGCCCGAGCAAATACCATATCATTTGATGAAGATGTGCCTCTCTTTGCGTTGAACATGATCAACTCAGCCATTGAATTGGGTGGAGCGTCCATCCGCCATCACCCAAGATTGTTAAGCCTAATTCAAGATGAGTTATTTCGTAATCTGATGCAATTCGGCTTGTCAATGAGCCCCCTTATTCTTTCGATGGTTTGCAGCATTGTTCTCAATTTGTATCAACATCTACGTACTGAGCTCAAACTGCAGCTTGAGGCATTCTTTTCCTGTGTAATTCTGAGGCTTGCGCAAGGAAAATACGGGCCCTCGTATCAGCAGCAAGAGGTTGCTATGGAAGCTCTTGTGAACTTTTGTAGGCAGAAGAGTTTTATGGTGGAGATGTATGCCAATCTCGATTGTGATATAACTTGCAGCAACGTGTTTGAGGAGCTATCTAATCTAATATCGAAGAGCACATTTCCTGTGAACAGTCCTTTGTCCGCAATGCACATTCTTGCGCTGGATGGCTTAATTGCTGTTATTCAAGGAATGGCCGAGAGGATCAGTAATGGATTGACCGGTTTAGACTTAGGGCCTGTCCATCTTGATGAGTACACGCCTTTCTGGATGGTTAAGTGTGACAATTACAGTGATCCAAATCACTGGGTTTCATTTGTCCGCAGGAGAAAATATATCAAGAGAAGGTTAATGATTGGAGCAGATCATTTTAACCGGGATCCAAAGAAGGGGTTAGAGTTTCTCCAAGGGACACATCTCTTGCCTGACAAACTTGATCCCCAGAGTGTGGCTTGCTTTTTCAGATATACTGCCGGGCTTGATAAGAACCTTGTGGGTGATTTTCTTGGGAATCACGACGAATTTTGTGTTCAGGTTCTCAATGAGTTTGCTGGGACTTTCGATTTCCAGTACATGAATTTGGATACTGCACTCCGGCTCTTCTTAGAAACTTTCAGGTTGCCCGGAGAATCTCAGAAAATACAGAGGGTTCTTGAAGCGTTCTCTGAGAGATACTATATGCAGTCTCCTGAGATTCTTGCTAACAAGGATGCTGCTCTTGTGTTATCATACTCTATTATCATGCTCAACACTGATCAACACAACGTTCAAGTAAAGAAAAAGATGACAGAAGAGGATTTTATTCGCAACAATAGGCATATCAATGGAGGAAATGATCTCCCTCGAGAATTTTTGTCTGAACTTTACCACTCCATCTGCAACAACGAGATCCGGACTACTCCAGAACAAGGTTCAGGCTTTCCTGAAATGACTCCCAGCCGTTGGATTGATTTGATGCATAAATCCAAGAAAACTGCTCCGTATATTTTGGCTGATTCAAGGGCTTATCTTGACCACGATATGTTTGCTATCATGTCTGGTCCAACCATTGCTGCCATATCAGTCGTTTTTGACCATGCAGAACATGAAGACGTTTACCAGACATGCATTGATGGATTCTTGGCTATTGCTAAAATCTCTGCTTGCCATCATCTGGAAGACGTGCTTGATGATCTGGTTGTGTCTCTCTGCAAATTCACAACACTGTTGAATCCATCATCTGCTGATGAACCGGTTCTAGCATTTGGTGATGACCCAAAGGCAAGGATGGCAACTATCACTATATTTACCATTGCAAACAAATATGGAGATTATATTCGTACGGGTTGGAGGAACATATTGGACTGCATCTTACGGCTGCATAAACTTGGACTTCTGCCAGCTCGTGTAGCCACTGATGCAGCTGATGAATCAGAACTTTCATCTGAGCAAGGACAAGGGAAGCCTCTTGCGAATTCCCTATCCTCAGCTCATCTACAAGCAATGGGAACTCCGAGGAGATCGTCCGGGCTGATGGGAAGGTTTAGTCAGCTTCTTTCACTTGATACAGAAGAGCCAAGATCACAGCCTACAGAGCAACAGCTTGCGGCTCATCAGCGAACACTTCAAACAATTCAGAAATGTCACATTGACAGCATATTTACCGAAAGCAAGTTTCTACAAGCTGAATCTTTGCTGCAGCTTGCGCGTGCTCTCATTTGGGCTGCAGGTAGGCCTCAAAAAGGGAACAGTTCTCCAGAGGATGAGGATACTGCAGTTTTCTGCCTGGAATTGCTAATTGCAATCACTCTTAACAACAGAGACAGGATCGTTCTCCTATGGCAAGGCGTCTATGAACACATAGCTACCATTGCTCAGTCAACGGTGATGCCCTGTAACTTAGTGCAGAAAGCTATTTTTGGTCTGCTTCGGATCTGCCAGAGACTACTTCCTTATAAAGAAAGCCTAGCTGATGAGCTTTTGAGATCTCTTCAGCTTGTGCTGAAACTGGATGCACGTGTTGCCGATGCCTATTGTGAGGATATTGCTCTTGAAGTCAGCCGTCTTGTGAAAGCCAATGCTAATCACATTAGGTCTCAGGCGGGATGGAGAACAATAACATCGTTACTCTCCGTTACAGCGAGGCACCCTGAAGCTTCTGAAGCAGGATTTAATGCCGTATCCTTTGTTATGTCTGAAGGAACTCACCTGTATCCAGCCAACTATGTTCTCTGTGTTGATGCTGCAAGACACTTTGCTGAATCCCGTGTGGGACAATCCGAACGTTCTATCCGTGCCCTCGATCTAATGGGAGATTCCTTAGAACATTTGGCTAAATGGGCTCGCACCGCTAAGGAGAACATGGGAGAAGAAGATTTTGCGAAGACGTCACAAGATTTCGGGGAAATGTGGCTAAGGCTTGTTCAAGGACTAAGAAAAGTGTGTTTAGACCAGAGAGAGGATGTCCGAAACCACGCGTTACAGTCATTACAAAAGTGTTTGGGCGGAGTAGACGGGATCAGTCTAGCTCATAGCATGTGGTCTCAATGCTTTGACAAAGTAATCTTCACCGTTTTAGATGACTTGCTCGAGATCGCTTCTGGGTCACAGAAAGACTACCGGAACATGGAAGGAACGTTGCTGCTGGCAATCAAACTCCTCTCCAAAGTGTTTCTTCAGCTACTCCAAGAACTGTCTCAGTTATCAACCTTCTGCAAGCTATGGCTGGGCGTCCTAACCCGTATGGAGAAATACATGAAAGTGAAAGTACGGAGCAAAAAAAGCGACAAGCTTCAAGAAACGGTGCCGGAGCTTCTGAAGAACATATTGCTTGTGATGAAGACGAAAGGAGTGCTTTTGCAAAGAAGTGCACTTGGTGGAGATAGCTTATGGGAGTTAACATGGCTTCACGTTAACAACATCGCTCCGTCTATGAGGCTGGAGCTATTCCCTGATCAAGAATCTGCAGAGCCTTGCGATGATGAGAGCAATGGCTTAGCTTCTGCTGAAGCTGGAGCGACATAACTGGTTAGTGGACCTCTATAAATGACGATCATTAGGTGAGTTTCTAAAAGTCTTTGTTTGGAACAACTGTGAAAGTTGAATTCTATTTTGTATAATGTcgcttatgttttatttataatatatacgtTGGTTTCTAATTCAGAGATTTGTATCCATTAATCCcccattataatatttttgttctcTCTTCTTCGTAAGAGCTACTTCAACAAAGACCCTCTGATTGAGAAAGAAGGTTTTGAACATTTTGTTGGAcccaccaaagaaaaaaaatatcagcgGAAGCAGCAAAGTTGTTTTATTTTGCTTCCACACGagttgttttttacttttttctttttaggttCGTCTCTTCACGTTGAGTCGTTTACGTCTCCTCACACTGATTTTCCCGAGAAAATTGAAAGAAAGTTCTGTTCATTCAAATCAATGGAGTCGATAGCATCTATTTCTACTTCCATAATACTACTACCTCCAACAACAACGATCTCCGTTTCAACTTCACGATCAGTATTGATTCCTCTTCCTTCCCACCGCTGTTCTTCCCTTTCCAGCGCAGGGAGACGGATTTCGATTCCGAGAAGAAGACACTTCTTGAGCTGTAAATCGACCACcagcggcggaggaggaggaggaggatcagATAAACAGGGTGGCGATGAAGAGGAAAGCGAGGAAGTGGAGAAGGCGCTTCACTTGGACGGTACGATCCCTGGGACTTCCGATGAGTTTGTGAGGCAAGTCTCGTCGCGTGCTTACGACATGCGTCGGAAACTAGAGCAGACGTTTGATTCCACCAGCTATGACGGTGATACTCTCTCTAATCGTTCTTTGAAGTTTGATTCTTTAGTGCCTTGTTTTCATTAAGAGGAACCCGATCGTTTTGGTGAGAACATTCAATCTCTAATTGATAGATGATTTAGTTAGAGAAGAAGGCTTTCAGCTCAACTCTGATGAGCAAAAATTTGTTGCTTTTTCTACTTTCTCATCATATGAATTCATCATCTCCAAGATTGCAAGCAAATCATTACTTTTGTTCATCTAAACTTCTAAACTTGATCGTGTTCCTCTTGACAATCTCAGTGCTGGAGTCTAACCCATGGAGAGGAGGAGACTCAAAGCCGGTTTATGTACTAACACACAGAGAAAACCAGATCTGCACCATGAAAACTAGAACAACCCACAGGTTCCCAAATAATCCTTCCACTTAAAGCTAATTTTACACTTTAGTTTTTCCCTCACGCTTGCATGTATAATATTAAGCAGTTATTGTATAACAGTGAAGTAGAGAAAGAGCTTGGACTGTTGTTCTCTAAAAGGATCAGCAACCAGAAAAAGCAGTCTAGACCCGAAACTAAATTCGATATGCTCGTAGAAGACATTCGAGATGGAGTATTGGTAAGCATTCTCAATGAAATCACTTCCAAGACCGTCTGCAAAAAgtttgattatgttttctttttctgtttctctAAAGGTTTTCGAAGATGTGAATGAGGCTGTTCGATACTGTGATCTACTACAAGGTGGAGGAAAAGGTTGTGAAGGCGTGGCTGAGATTGAGGCCTCCTCTGTAAGCTTCAGacatcaaatattattatagaCATTGTTTCCTTTAGATTTATACATTTGACAATGATCTGCTGCTTTGTTTTGTCTGAATAGGTTTTTGATCTTTGCCGGAAAACAAGGTCTCTGGCGGTTCTATTCCGCCGTGGAAGAACACCACCTACACCGCAGACGCTGGAGCGTAATTTGGGATCCCGTAAGCGTTCTCTTGAGGACTTGAGGGACAACAAGTAGCTTGTACATCATCTTAATAGTACTTACAATTATCCGAAAACAAACTTGTATAAACAAGTGTAATTAATCGTGTATATATAATAGATGTATGTTACTTGTGGTGCTTTCTTATTCTTCTCTTGGAGTTGCTCTGTAAAGGCTTTTGAAGTTCCTAGTAGCAATCCCGTTTATGACAGTTTGGTTTAGGCCTGGACACATTTTTacaataaccgaaccgaaaagaGGTTTGGATTTGGATATTATATTCGAAAACATGAATTTTCTGATTTTGTAATCTGAATTAACCGAAAAACCAGAATTGAATAGGCTCTGAAATTATGTTGGATATAtccaatttttaattttgttttccgaaccgaaaactaaaaaaaaactcaaccgGAATCGAATTAAATTTACTAAATATACTAATGGACACTAAATTTCTAGAACTAAAGAATTTAACCGGAACCAAGAACCGATTGTGCATGACTAGTTTGGTTTATGGGTTGATTATCTCAGTGTAATATTTCTCAACTATAAAGCCGAATTGGGTGACTATCAAATGCGGAGATTTGTTTCATGGCTAGTGGCCAACCAATTTCGAGTAATTTATAGTTGGCCAAACATGTAATgtattgaattttttaatatgtaaagTAATGACCttatttggttacataaatgATAAAAGTAGATGTGAAAGAAAGGCATAAGCATGTGTATTTATAGCAGTCATGTGATAGATGTGATGCCATGTTATCCGGATCGTTGACTTAGTACCATTCACACACACAAAGACCATAACATCGtattatatgaattat
This region of Brassica napus cultivar Da-Ae chromosome C5, Da-Ae, whole genome shotgun sequence genomic DNA includes:
- the LOC106377461 gene encoding uncharacterized protein LOC106377461, whose protein sequence is MESIASISTSIILLPPTTTISVSTSRSVLIPLPSHRCSSLSSAGRRISIPRRRHFLSCKSTTSGGGGGGGSDKQGGDEEESEEVEKALHLDGTIPGTSDEFVRQVSSRAYDMRRKLEQTFDSTSYDVLESNPWRGGDSKPVYVLTHRENQICTMKTRTTHSEVEKELGLLFSKRISNQKKQSRPETKFDMLVEDIRDGVLVFEDVNEAVRYCDLLQGGGKGCEGVAEIEASSVFDLCRKTRSLAVLFRRGRTPPTPQTLERNLGSRKRSLEDLRDNK
- the LOC106377450 gene encoding ARF guanine-nucleotide exchange factor GNOM; this encodes MGRLKLHSGINAIEEEPEDFESSESSNTTTLACMIDTEVAAVLAVMRRNVRWGGRYMSGEDQLEHSLIQSLKALRKQLFSWNQPWHTISPMLYLQPFLDVIRSDETGAPITSIALSSVYKILSLNVIDQNTTNIEDAMHLIVDSVTSCRFEVTDPASEEVVLMKILQVLLACMKNRASVMLSNQHVCTVLNTCFRVVHQSGMKGELLQRVARHTMHELVRCIFSHLPEVDRTETTLVNRSESISQEKAGVDNDYAIVTKPVEDGNTNSEYDTENSVATFVSGAQSLMDDGPAGPGSRKPASPYDLHIMTEPYGVPSMVEIFHFLCSLLNMVEHVGMGARANTISFDEDVPLFALNMINSAIELGGASIRHHPRLLSLIQDELFRNLMQFGLSMSPLILSMVCSIVLNLYQHLRTELKLQLEAFFSCVILRLAQGKYGPSYQQQEVAMEALVNFCRQKSFMVEMYANLDCDITCSNVFEELSNLISKSTFPVNSPLSAMHILALDGLIAVIQGMAERISNGLTGLDLGPVHLDEYTPFWMVKCDNYSDPNHWVSFVRRRKYIKRRLMIGADHFNRDPKKGLEFLQGTHLLPDKLDPQSVACFFRYTAGLDKNLVGDFLGNHDEFCVQVLNEFAGTFDFQYMNLDTALRLFLETFRLPGESQKIQRVLEAFSERYYMQSPEILANKDAALVLSYSIIMLNTDQHNVQVKKKMTEEDFIRNNRHINGGNDLPREFLSELYHSICNNEIRTTPEQGSGFPEMTPSRWIDLMHKSKKTAPYILADSRAYLDHDMFAIMSGPTIAAISVVFDHAEHEDVYQTCIDGFLAIAKISACHHLEDVLDDLVVSLCKFTTLLNPSSADEPVLAFGDDPKARMATITIFTIANKYGDYIRTGWRNILDCILRLHKLGLLPARVATDAADESELSSEQGQGKPLANSLSSAHLQAMGTPRRSSGLMGRFSQLLSLDTEEPRSQPTEQQLAAHQRTLQTIQKCHIDSIFTESKFLQAESLLQLARALIWAAGRPQKGNSSPEDEDTAVFCLELLIAITLNNRDRIVLLWQGVYEHIATIAQSTVMPCNLVQKAIFGLLRICQRLLPYKESLADELLRSLQLVLKLDARVADAYCEDIALEVSRLVKANANHIRSQAGWRTITSLLSVTARHPEASEAGFNAVSFVMSEGTHLYPANYVLCVDAARHFAESRVGQSERSIRALDLMGDSLEHLAKWARTAKENMGEEDFAKTSQDFGEMWLRLVQGLRKVCLDQREDVRNHALQSLQKCLGGVDGISLAHSMWSQCFDKVIFTVLDDLLEIASGSQKDYRNMEGTLLLAIKLLSKVFLQLLQELSQLSTFCKLWLGVLTRMEKYMKVKVRSKKSDKLQETVPELLKNILLVMKTKGVLLQRSALGGDSLWELTWLHVNNIAPSMRLELFPDQESAEPCDDESNGLASAEAGAT